Below is a window of Janthinobacterium lividum DNA.
TGCTGGCCGCGCAAAGCAAGCTTGGCGTGAAACCGCGCATCCTCGGCGCGCCGGGACTGGATACCCAGGCCGTCACCAATGCCCTGGCCAGCGTGGCACAGCGCCTGCGCGGCTTCGTCTACGCCTCGGCCTATGGCTGCGCCACCGTCACGGCGGCCACCACCTATCGCGGCCAGTTCGGCCAGCGCGAGGTAATGATTATCTGGCCGGATTTTGTCAACTGGGATACCGCCACCGATGCCGAGGCCAGTATCTCGGCCGTGGCCTACGCCATGGGCCTGCGCGCCAAAATTGACGAGGAAACAGGCTGGCACAAGACGCTGTCCAACGTGGTCGTCAACGGCCCGACCGGCATCACCAAGGATGTGTTTTTCGACCTGCAAGACCCGGCCACCGATGCTGGTGCACTCAACGCCAAGGAAGTGACCACCTTGATTAACATGGGCGGTTACCGCTTCTGGGGTTCACGTACCTGCGAGGCGCCGAGTGGCTTCTTCTATTTCGAAAGCTACACGCGCACGGCCCAGGTGCTGGCCGACACCATCGCCGAGGCGCACTTCGCCTACGTCGATCTGCCCTTGCATCCATCCCTGGTGCGCGACCTGCTGGAAAGCATCAATGCCAAGTTCCGCGACTTGAAACTGCAGGGCTACATCATCGATGGCCATGCCTGGTATGACGAGCAATACAACGACAAGACGGCGCTGAAAGACGGCAAGCTGGCCATCGATTACGACTACACGCCCGTGCCGCCGCTGGAAAACCTGAAATTCCAGCAGCGCATCACCGACCGCTACCTGGCCGACT
It encodes the following:
- a CDS encoding phage tail sheath protein yields the protein MPTDYHHGVRVIEINEGSRPIRTVSTAVLGLIATADDADPAAFPLDTPVLVTNVLAAMGKAGKSGTLYRALEAIAAQTKPLTIVVRVEQGETEAETTTNVVGGVSPDGKYLGAQALLAAQSKLGVKPRILGAPGLDTQAVTNALASVAQRLRGFVYASAYGCATVTAATTYRGQFGQREVMIIWPDFVNWDTATDAEASISAVAYAMGLRAKIDEETGWHKTLSNVVVNGPTGITKDVFFDLQDPATDAGALNAKEVTTLINMGGYRFWGSRTCEAPSGFFYFESYTRTAQVLADTIAEAHFAYVDLPLHPSLVRDLLESINAKFRDLKLQGYIIDGHAWYDEQYNDKTALKDGKLAIDYDYTPVPPLENLKFQQRITDRYLADFASRIAA